One region of Cucurbita pepo subsp. pepo cultivar mu-cu-16 chromosome LG03, ASM280686v2, whole genome shotgun sequence genomic DNA includes:
- the LOC111790158 gene encoding UPF0503 protein At3g09070, chloroplastic-like, whose amino-acid sequence MNPSTHEKPAPPPPPPPLPPLPHRPSAACPRHPQEQFTAFCPLCLCERLSLLDSSSTTSSSSTRKPHSTAASALKAIFRPAPPNRPSFFLPELRRTKSFSASKNDAFSAVFEPQRKSCDVRVRNAHCSLFSHDASASSNIVAPPAEITSETKILEDSSSSCLEPHPVGDGEIRVSKQPNVVDVVNENGVQEIVEEEEIQVEVGPEPVQLQEEFKTMKDHIDLDSHTKKPSGRGSFWSAASVFSKKLQKWRDKQKEKKQRNGVGSTTLPVEKPIGRHFRDTQSEIADYGYGRRSCDIDPRFSLDAGRISFDDPRYSFDEPRASWDGYLISRTFPRMPTMLSVVEDAPINVFRTDAQIPVEDSINSTNEEENIPGGSSQTRDYYSDSSSRRRKSLDRSNSIRKTAAAVVAEIDEMKSSVSNAKVSPATTDVCHGPKLAIPDRDSNSSSLQDDCSKSLDSAFNDAASVVGTGNRKEESKKSRGWGKGWRIWGLINRRGGNKDEEEDKESSRPNGMERSYSGSWPELRGERNSDVKGGFNPKMFRSNSSVSWRSSSMMGGSFSSSRKSNAETNGNGKKKNEEPVLERNRSARHSPTNIDNGLLRFYLTSLRGSRRGGSGKVKPNQAQSIARSVLRLY is encoded by the coding sequence ATGAATCCCTCCACCCACGAGAAACCagcacctcctcctcctcctcctcctttgcCGCCGTTGCCCCACCGCCCTTCCGCCGCCTGTCCTCGTCACCCACAAGAGCAGTTTACTGCTTTCTGCCCTTTATGTCTCTGTGAGCGTCTCTCTCTTCTCGATTCCTCTTCTActacttcttcttcctctaccCGGAAACCCCATTCCACTGCTGCCTCTGCTCTTAAGGCTATTTTCAGGCCTGCTCCTCCTAATCGaccctctttttttttgcCGGAGCTTCGTCGTACTAAATCCTTCTCTGCTTCTAAGAACGACGCCTTCTCCGCTGTTTTTGAGCCGCAGAGGAAATCTTGCGACGTTCGAGTTCGTAACGCTCACTGCTCTCTCTTTTCCCACGACGCTTCTGCTTCTTCTAACATTGTCGCTCCTCCTGCTGAAATTACTTCCGAGACTAAGATTTTGGAGGACTCCAGTTCGTCCTGCCTTGAACCGCATCCCGTCGGCGACGgggaaattagggtttcgaaaCAACCCAATGTGGTGGATGTTGTGAACGAAAACGGAGTTCAGGAGAtcgttgaagaagaagaaattcaggTTGAAGTAGGGCCAGAACCGGTGCAACTACAGGAGGAATTCAAAACCATGAAGGATCATATAGATCTCGATTCACACACGAAGAAGCCATCCGGAAGGGGGAGCTTCTGGTCGGCGGCTTCCGTTTTCAGCAAGAAGCTGCAGAAATGGAGGGATAAACAGAAGGAGAAGAAGCAGAGAAACGGCGTTGGATCTACGACATTGCCAGTGGAGAAGCCAATCGGACGCCATTTCCGAGATACCCAGTCGGAAATTGCTGATTACGGCTACGGCCGACGATCCTGCGATATTGATCCGAGATTCTCTCTCGATGCCGGCCGAATATCCTTCGACGATCCCCGCTATTCGTTCGACGAACCGAGGGCTTCTTGGGACGGGTATTTGATTAGCCGAACGTTCCCAAGAATGCCCACTATGCTTTCCGTCGTTGAGGATGCCCCTATCAACGTCTTCCGTACCGATGCCCAAATTCCCGTCGAGGACTCCATAAATTCAACTAATGAGGAAGAAAATATCCCCGGCGGGTCTTCGCAGACCCGGGATTACTATTCAGACTCTTCTTCCCGTCGACGGAAGAGCCTTGACCGGTCCAACTCCATTAGAAAGACCGCCGCAGCGGTGGTGGCTGAGATTGATGAGATGAAGTCGTCTGTTTCGAACGCTAAAGTTTCTCCTGCAACTACAGATGTGTGCCATGGCCCGAAACTAGCCATCCCAGATAGAGATTCGAACTCCAGTTCCCTGCAAGATGACTGCTCTAAGTCCTTGGATTCGGCATTTAATGATGCTGCTTCGGTGGTTGGGACGGGGAACCGGAAAGAGGAGTCAAAAAAGTCCAGAGGGTGGGGGAAAGGTTGGAGAATCTGGGGATTGATTAACCGGCGGGGAGGAAACAAAGATGAGGAGGAAGACAAAGAGAGTAGTAGACCCAATGGCATGGAGCGATCGTATTCAGGGTCATGGCCGGAGCTGCGCGGCGAGCGGAATAGCGATGTCAAAGGAGGGTTCAATCCCAAAATGTTCAGGAGTAACAGCAGTGTAAGTTGGAGGAGTTCAAGTATGATGGGTGGATCTTTCAGTAGTTCAAGGAAAAGCAATGCAGAGACTAATGGGaatggaaagaagaagaacgagGAGCCAGTCTTGGAAAGGAATCGTAGTGCTCGACATTCTCCGACGAACATCGACAATGGACTTCTCCGGTTCTACTTGACGTCGTTGCGGGGCAGCAGGCGAGGCGGGTCGGGAAAGGTGAAACCAAATCAAGCACAGTCCATTGCTAGAAGTGTTCTTCGACTGTATTAA